One segment of Leuconostoc lactis DNA contains the following:
- the mfd gene encoding transcription-repair coupling factor: MDYMLTDFLAQSETIQNITTHATEDSTQLLLGVHGSARAASIAALYQAQPRQMLVVTDTQVHADQLLADLSQLTAAMGFPAEESLATEMAISSPELRMQRVATLLALRRQEKVIVVTSLAGVERLLPKPETLDQASLNLAVGETYALDDIKATLMMMGYTPTKLVQTPGEFAQRGSIIDIYPFTGEEPVRLDFFDDELDQIKSFDVSTQKRTGNFETATIEPVTDFIVSETDYTAAAASIEAAFNDYRRELVGVEKKHATTGFALTHQLLETRVRENRLLPYATHFFGGETTLLAYFQPDHLLILDEYTRIKETGLTQHNQAQEWVEQQISSYQLLPRQTFRADLTALLHQDKRATLYLANFKRGLSQMKWTNLVEVTTRPANQYYGQMPALMTDLDQAQGAGTTVILLLDDAKQRQNFQATLTDLEQPVLETRAVQPHHVQMMAGDLSAGFEWPQLHLTVLTAHELFAKSRRTTPRPRQMANAERLKSYNELNVGDYVVHVNHGIGRYEGLQTMTVDGGKQDYLTIAYQKNAKIFIPVTQLNLIQKYIGASDAAKAPKLNKLGGTEWAKTKRQVAAKIEDIADDLLELYAQREAEAGYAFPPDDTAQLKFDTAFGYPETPDQIRSIEEIKADMQKPRPMDRLLVGDVGFGKTEVALRAIFKAAHAGKQVAFLAPTTILVQQHYETMLARFSAFPELKIGVLSRFQTPAQNKAVIAKLKAHEIDIVVGTHRLLSQDVTFADLGLLVIDEEQRFGVKHKERLKQLRHSVDVLTLTATPIPRTLNMAMVGARDLSVIETPPANRFPIQTYVLEADWTIVRNAIEKELARDGQVFYLHNRVADLDRVVSQIEELVPSARVAAIHGQMSETQLESILFDFLNGNYDVLVTTTIIETGVDIPNANTLIVENADHMGLSQLYQLRGRVGRSTRLAYAYFTYPFSRTPSEEAEKRLAAIRDFTELGSGFRIAMRDLSIRGAGDLLGKQQHGFIDSVGYDMYTQLLKEAVAKKQGHHDATPAQQETDAELILGVLAYLPEDYVADNAQKIELYTRIRQARTDDDFADIEADMLDRFGDMPDEVARLLLVGQIKQLADQAQVTNIRRQRQQLVMTFSPEATANLAGEAVFATLVDVPLKVAVRSESGQLQVIMTVNDVAESSIWLHILKDYLRVVIAKQQESKG; the protein is encoded by the coding sequence ATGGATTATATGTTAACGGATTTTCTAGCACAATCAGAAACAATTCAAAATATTACGACTCACGCCACTGAGGATTCGACCCAACTCTTGTTAGGGGTACATGGTAGCGCGCGTGCTGCCAGTATTGCGGCGCTTTATCAAGCCCAACCACGCCAAATGTTGGTGGTGACTGATACACAGGTGCATGCTGATCAACTTTTGGCTGATTTATCCCAGCTGACGGCGGCTATGGGATTTCCGGCGGAAGAATCATTAGCAACAGAAATGGCCATTAGCTCACCCGAATTGCGTATGCAACGTGTGGCCACACTGTTGGCCTTGCGACGCCAAGAAAAAGTGATTGTCGTGACAAGTTTGGCGGGCGTTGAACGCCTGTTGCCAAAGCCAGAAACGTTGGATCAGGCCAGCTTGAACTTGGCTGTCGGAGAGACGTATGCGCTTGACGATATCAAAGCGACTTTGATGATGATGGGGTACACGCCAACTAAGTTGGTGCAAACCCCTGGCGAATTTGCGCAACGCGGGTCCATTATTGACATTTATCCGTTCACTGGTGAGGAACCCGTGCGACTGGACTTTTTTGATGATGAATTAGATCAAATTAAAAGTTTTGATGTAAGTACGCAAAAGCGGACAGGCAATTTTGAGACAGCCACCATTGAACCGGTGACGGATTTTATTGTGTCAGAAACGGATTATACGGCCGCTGCTGCTAGTATTGAAGCTGCCTTTAATGACTACCGTCGTGAGCTTGTTGGCGTGGAAAAGAAGCATGCCACGACTGGTTTTGCGTTAACGCATCAGTTGTTAGAAACACGTGTGCGTGAAAATCGCTTGTTGCCGTATGCGACCCACTTTTTCGGTGGTGAAACGACGCTGTTGGCTTATTTCCAACCGGATCATTTGTTGATATTGGATGAATATACACGGATTAAAGAAACTGGACTCACCCAACATAATCAAGCGCAAGAATGGGTTGAACAGCAAATCTCAAGTTATCAATTACTACCGCGGCAGACTTTTCGTGCTGATTTGACGGCGCTATTGCATCAAGATAAGCGGGCAACCTTGTATTTGGCGAATTTTAAGCGTGGCCTAAGCCAAATGAAATGGACAAATCTCGTTGAAGTGACTACGCGACCGGCAAATCAATATTATGGTCAAATGCCAGCGTTAATGACGGATCTTGATCAAGCTCAAGGGGCGGGGACAACCGTCATTTTATTGCTTGATGATGCCAAACAACGTCAAAATTTTCAGGCGACATTGACTGATTTAGAACAGCCAGTACTGGAGACCCGCGCGGTCCAGCCCCATCACGTTCAAATGATGGCTGGTGACTTGTCGGCCGGCTTTGAATGGCCTCAGTTGCACCTTACAGTGTTAACGGCACACGAACTGTTTGCCAAATCACGCCGGACAACGCCACGTCCGCGACAAATGGCGAATGCCGAACGGTTGAAGTCATATAATGAGTTAAATGTGGGCGATTATGTCGTCCACGTTAACCATGGTATTGGTCGTTACGAAGGCTTACAGACCATGACGGTTGATGGTGGTAAACAAGATTACCTCACGATTGCTTATCAAAAAAATGCCAAGATTTTTATTCCCGTTACCCAATTAAATTTGATTCAAAAATATATTGGGGCTTCTGATGCTGCTAAGGCACCCAAGTTAAATAAGTTGGGTGGTACCGAGTGGGCGAAGACCAAGCGCCAAGTCGCAGCTAAAATCGAAGACATTGCGGATGATTTACTCGAGTTATACGCGCAGCGTGAAGCGGAAGCTGGGTATGCTTTTCCACCAGATGACACGGCGCAATTGAAATTTGATACGGCATTTGGTTATCCAGAAACACCTGACCAGATCCGATCAATTGAAGAAATTAAAGCAGACATGCAAAAACCACGACCAATGGATCGGTTGCTGGTCGGCGATGTTGGTTTTGGTAAAACGGAAGTCGCTTTACGGGCGATTTTCAAAGCGGCCCATGCAGGGAAGCAAGTTGCCTTTCTGGCACCAACAACAATCTTAGTCCAACAACACTATGAGACAATGTTGGCGCGCTTTAGTGCGTTTCCTGAATTAAAAATTGGCGTGTTAAGTCGCTTTCAAACGCCAGCGCAGAATAAAGCGGTGATTGCTAAGCTAAAGGCACATGAAATTGACATCGTGGTAGGCACGCATCGTTTGCTGAGCCAAGATGTGACGTTTGCTGATTTGGGCCTCTTAGTCATTGATGAAGAACAACGCTTTGGGGTGAAGCATAAGGAGCGGTTGAAGCAGTTGCGTCACAGTGTTGACGTCCTGACATTGACTGCAACGCCAATCCCGAGAACGTTAAATATGGCGATGGTTGGTGCGCGTGATTTATCAGTGATTGAAACGCCGCCAGCTAATCGTTTCCCGATTCAAACATATGTATTGGAAGCAGACTGGACCATTGTGCGTAATGCCATTGAAAAAGAGTTGGCACGTGATGGCCAGGTGTTTTATTTGCACAATCGGGTGGCCGACTTGGACCGTGTGGTGAGTCAAATTGAAGAATTGGTCCCATCCGCACGCGTGGCGGCGATTCACGGGCAAATGTCTGAAACGCAATTAGAAAGCATTCTATTTGATTTTTTGAATGGGAATTATGATGTTTTGGTGACCACCACCATCATTGAAACTGGTGTGGATATTCCGAATGCCAACACACTCATTGTTGAAAATGCGGATCACATGGGCTTATCGCAGCTTTATCAGTTGCGTGGTCGTGTCGGCCGTTCTACCCGTTTAGCCTATGCTTACTTCACTTATCCTTTTTCACGGACACCCAGTGAAGAAGCGGAAAAGCGCCTAGCGGCGATTCGTGATTTTACGGAATTAGGTTCTGGTTTCCGGATTGCCATGCGTGATTTGAGTATTCGTGGCGCTGGTGACTTATTAGGGAAGCAACAACACGGCTTTATTGATTCAGTGGGTTATGACATGTATACCCAACTGCTCAAAGAAGCTGTGGCCAAGAAACAAGGTCACCATGACGCCACACCGGCACAACAAGAAACCGATGCGGAATTGATTTTGGGTGTTTTGGCCTATTTGCCAGAAGACTACGTGGCGGATAATGCGCAAAAAATTGAGTTATATACCCGTATTCGACAAGCACGTACGGATGACGACTTTGCAGATATTGAAGCGGATATGCTGGATCGTTTTGGGGATATGCCAGATGAGGTCGCGCGTTTGCTTTTGGTAGGGCAGATTAAACAGCTAGCTGATCAAGCCCAAGTTACCAATATTCGCCGACAACGCCAACAATTGGTGATGACCTTTAGCCCAGAAGCAACAGCCAATTTGGCAGGGGAAGCGGTATTTGCAACTTTGGTTGATGTGCCGTTAAAGGTCGCAGTCCGGTCGGAATCAGGACAATTACAAGTCATTATGACTGTCAATGACGTCGCCGAAAGTAGCATTTGGCTCCATATCCTGAAGGATTATTTACGTGTCGTCATTGCGAAACAACAAGAAAGTAAGGGATAA
- the pth gene encoding aminoacyl-tRNA hydrolase: MKYIIGLGNIGSKYEQTRHNIGFMAVDAFAAAHQVAFSPSKHFALTAKVTVAGVQVMLVKPTTYMNDSGKAVRAVLDYFGGAIDDDVLVLVDDMDLPFGKLRFRGKGSAGGHNGLKSIMAHTDSQTFLRLKFGLGHPERDKQAVINYVLGKFTPAEMPAVEQMLDRSVAAMTDWIKGADVAQLSNQYNG, translated from the coding sequence ATGAAATATATTATTGGACTCGGAAACATTGGCTCAAAATATGAACAAACACGCCATAACATTGGTTTTATGGCCGTTGATGCCTTTGCAGCGGCGCACCAAGTCGCCTTTTCACCAAGTAAACACTTTGCCTTAACGGCCAAAGTGACCGTGGCTGGTGTGCAAGTCATGTTGGTCAAACCAACAACTTATATGAACGATTCAGGTAAAGCGGTACGCGCTGTTTTAGACTATTTTGGTGGGGCAATTGATGATGATGTCCTTGTGCTGGTGGACGATATGGATTTGCCATTTGGTAAATTACGCTTTCGCGGAAAAGGGTCAGCCGGTGGCCATAATGGCTTGAAGTCCATTATGGCGCATACTGATTCCCAGACATTTCTACGTTTGAAGTTTGGACTCGGTCATCCAGAACGTGACAAGCAAGCAGTGATTAACTACGTGTTAGGAAAGTTTACACCAGCTGAGATGCCAGCGGTTGAACAAATGCTAGATCGCAGCGTCGCAGCGATGACTGACTGGATTAAAGGGGCTGACGTGGCACAATTGAGTAACCAGTATAACGGTTAA
- the cbpA gene encoding cyclic di-AMP binding protein CbpA, with protein MLHESLITPKSELTTVTENTTIAQVNDLFNSAAEAHTRTMPILDESGKLFRGNVYKQHVYEHIAKNGDMNLPVTAIMRNSTKFIYTTSQFYEVFFAIRDLPFIAVLDEQHHFAGIFTHDALMDLLSQSWSVRTGGVAISVTSHNTQGDLKKIASIIARYSNIESVLSIQPQQATPTSLMFTLPLAIDSEQLQKLVTRLEKKGFTVTSIEDLRRFN; from the coding sequence ATGCTCCACGAATCTCTCATCACCCCAAAGTCTGAATTGACAACAGTTACAGAAAATACGACAATTGCGCAAGTGAATGATTTGTTTAATTCAGCTGCGGAGGCGCATACGCGCACAATGCCAATTTTGGATGAATCTGGCAAACTCTTTCGCGGTAACGTTTATAAGCAACATGTTTACGAACACATCGCCAAAAACGGCGACATGAACTTGCCCGTAACGGCTATCATGCGCAATTCAACCAAGTTTATTTATACCACAAGTCAATTTTACGAGGTCTTTTTTGCGATCCGTGATTTGCCTTTTATCGCGGTACTCGATGAACAACACCACTTCGCCGGCATCTTCACCCATGACGCCCTGATGGATCTTTTGTCACAGAGTTGGTCCGTTCGTACCGGCGGGGTTGCCATTTCAGTTACCTCACATAACACGCAAGGTGACTTGAAAAAAATAGCGAGCATTATCGCCCGCTATTCCAACATCGAATCTGTTTTAAGCATTCAACCACAACAAGCAACGCCCACATCACTCATGTTCACGTTGCCCCTCGCAATCGACAGCGAACAGTTGCAAAAACTGGTGACACGCCTTGAAAAGAAGGGCTTTACTGTTACAAGTATTGAAGATTTACGACGTTTTAACTAA
- a CDS encoding prenyltransferase, which yields MTPKQFLDLVEIRVVIPSVAPLLVGLAYSQWQYARLNWLNATLLIIATTSVHLAVNTFNRYEDAKRQKNNAFLREEAAGEEISNHQVRNVALALGVIAALAGVAVALRTGYVTWIIGIVSFLIGYLYSAGPKPITNTPFGELVSGLTMGYFIFVAQVYVNTHMTPMPSVLLQWFVVSFPLTVFIAEIMLANNIADHDEDEENNRHTLVHYIGVSAAKQLYLVLAIIAFAELILVTLVGWLPITSYAMIVLLPIVIRHARDFIARPIKRETFILAIKNLVIVMLGMTVAIVAGLLL from the coding sequence ATGACACCAAAACAGTTTTTAGATTTAGTTGAAATTCGGGTGGTAATCCCCAGTGTTGCGCCATTGCTGGTGGGGTTAGCTTATAGTCAATGGCAATATGCGCGATTAAATTGGTTGAATGCAACATTGCTCATCATTGCAACGACTAGCGTGCATTTAGCAGTGAATACATTTAATCGTTATGAAGATGCGAAACGCCAAAAGAATAACGCCTTTTTGCGTGAGGAAGCGGCTGGAGAAGAAATTTCTAACCATCAGGTGCGAAATGTTGCGCTCGCTTTAGGTGTGATTGCAGCACTGGCCGGAGTGGCCGTAGCGTTGCGTACCGGTTATGTGACTTGGATTATTGGGATTGTCAGTTTTTTAATTGGTTATCTCTATTCAGCGGGGCCAAAACCAATTACGAACACGCCATTTGGTGAACTTGTCTCTGGCTTGACGATGGGTTACTTTATCTTTGTCGCGCAAGTGTACGTCAACACGCACATGACGCCTATGCCGAGTGTCTTACTCCAATGGTTTGTGGTCAGCTTCCCGTTAACTGTGTTTATTGCGGAAATTATGTTGGCAAATAATATTGCTGATCATGATGAAGATGAAGAAAACAATCGCCACACCTTGGTGCACTATATTGGCGTATCAGCGGCCAAGCAGCTCTATCTTGTTTTGGCAATCATTGCGTTTGCGGAATTGATCTTAGTGACGTTGGTCGGTTGGTTGCCGATTACCAGTTATGCGATGATTGTCTTGTTGCCCATTGTGATTCGTCATGCACGTGATTTTATTGCCCGTCCGATTAAACGTGAAACCTTTATTTTAGCCATTAAAAATCTAGTCATTGTCATGTTGGGGATGACTGTCGCCATTGTGGCAGGGCTATTGTTATAA
- the groL gene encoding chaperonin GroEL (60 kDa chaperone family; promotes refolding of misfolded polypeptides especially under stressful conditions; forms two stacked rings of heptamers to form a barrel-shaped 14mer; ends can be capped by GroES; misfolded proteins enter the barrel where they are refolded when GroES binds) yields the protein MAKEIKFSEDARAKMKVGVDKLADTVKTTIGPKGRNVVLEQSYGAPTITNDGVTIAKAIELEDHFENMGAKLVAEVASKTNDIAGDGTTTATVLTQAIVSEGLKNVTAGANPVGIRTGIERATAAAVAKLHDMSHTVNTKAEIAQIASISAANEEVGALIAEAMEKVGNDGVITIEESKGIETTLDVVEGMQFDRGYMSQYMVTDSEKMEANLDNPYILITDKKIANIQEILPVLQQVVEQGRAMLIIADDITGEALPTLVLNKMRGTFNVVAVKAPGFGDRRKAQLEDIAILTGGTVIAEDLGLNLKDVTIDQLGQASKVNVTKDNTTIVEGAGDKAAVAARVETIKQQIAETTSDFDREKLQERLAKLSGGVAVINVGAATETELKERKYRIEDALNATRAAVQEGFVAGGGTALVNAISAVAELSEEGDIQTGVNTVMKALEAPVRQIAENAGLEGSVIVNKLKEQPEGFGFNAATGEWVDMIAAGIVDPTKVTRSALQNAASVSALLLTTEAVVAELPKDDAMPAMPQGGMPGMM from the coding sequence ATGGCAAAAGAAATTAAGTTTTCAGAAGATGCTCGTGCTAAGATGAAGGTCGGTGTCGACAAGTTAGCTGACACTGTTAAGACAACAATTGGACCAAAGGGTCGTAACGTTGTATTGGAGCAATCATACGGCGCACCAACTATTACAAACGATGGTGTGACGATCGCTAAGGCAATTGAATTAGAAGATCATTTTGAAAACATGGGGGCTAAGTTAGTTGCTGAAGTGGCTTCAAAGACAAATGACATTGCCGGAGACGGAACGACAACAGCTACAGTCTTGACACAAGCTATTGTGAGTGAAGGTCTTAAGAACGTGACAGCTGGTGCGAACCCCGTAGGTATTCGTACTGGTATCGAACGTGCTACAGCTGCAGCCGTTGCGAAGTTGCACGACATGTCACACACTGTTAATACAAAGGCTGAAATCGCCCAAATCGCCTCAATCTCAGCTGCTAACGAAGAAGTTGGTGCTTTGATCGCTGAAGCGATGGAAAAGGTTGGTAACGACGGCGTTATCACAATTGAAGAATCAAAGGGTATCGAAACAACTTTGGATGTTGTTGAGGGGATGCAATTTGATCGTGGTTACATGTCACAATACATGGTCACAGATAGTGAAAAGATGGAAGCTAACTTAGACAACCCTTACATCTTGATCACAGACAAGAAGATTGCTAACATTCAAGAAATCTTGCCAGTATTGCAACAAGTGGTTGAACAAGGTCGTGCCATGTTGATTATTGCTGACGACATTACTGGGGAAGCTTTGCCAACACTTGTTTTGAACAAGATGCGTGGTACGTTTAATGTTGTTGCCGTTAAGGCACCAGGCTTTGGTGACCGTCGTAAGGCACAACTTGAAGATATCGCTATTTTGACTGGTGGTACAGTAATTGCTGAAGACCTTGGTTTGAACTTGAAGGACGTGACAATTGATCAACTTGGTCAAGCAAGCAAGGTCAACGTCACAAAGGACAACACAACAATCGTTGAAGGTGCCGGTGATAAGGCTGCCGTAGCTGCTCGCGTTGAAACAATCAAGCAACAAATTGCTGAAACAACTTCTGACTTTGATCGTGAAAAGTTGCAAGAACGTTTGGCAAAGTTGTCTGGTGGTGTTGCTGTGATTAACGTTGGTGCGGCAACTGAAACTGAATTGAAGGAACGTAAGTACCGCATCGAAGACGCCTTGAACGCAACACGCGCTGCCGTGCAAGAAGGCTTCGTTGCCGGTGGTGGTACAGCCCTTGTGAATGCTATTTCAGCTGTTGCTGAATTATCAGAAGAAGGTGACATTCAAACTGGTGTCAACACTGTGATGAAGGCATTGGAAGCACCTGTTCGTCAAATCGCTGAAAACGCTGGTCTTGAAGGTTCAGTCATTGTTAACAAGTTGAAGGAACAACCAGAAGGCTTTGGTTTCAATGCTGCAACTGGTGAATGGGTTGACATGATTGCTGCTGGTATCGTGGACCCAACAAAGGTAACGCGTTCAGCATTGCAAAATGCCGCCTCAGTTTCAGCTTTGTTGTTGACAACTGAAGCAGTGGTTGCTGAATTACCAAAGGATGATGCTATGCCTGCAATGCCACAAGGTGGTATGCCAGGTATGATGTAA
- the groES gene encoding co-chaperone GroES, translating to MLKPLGDRVIIEVTEAAEETVGGILLATNAKEKPVTGKVVAVGSGYVLNDGTVRELTVKTGDEVLFDKYAGQEVSFEGNDYLALHEKDIVAIVA from the coding sequence ATGTTGAAGCCATTGGGTGATCGCGTGATTATTGAAGTAACTGAAGCTGCGGAAGAAACTGTTGGTGGCATTCTCTTGGCAACAAATGCTAAGGAAAAGCCAGTCACAGGTAAGGTCGTTGCCGTAGGTTCAGGATATGTCCTAAACGATGGGACAGTCCGCGAATTAACTGTGAAGACAGGTGATGAAGTACTTTTTGATAAGTACGCAGGGCAAGAAGTATCATTTGAAGGAAATGACTACCTTGCACTACATGAAAAGGATATTGTTGCCATTGTGGCGTAA
- a CDS encoding YitT family protein: MKLLRQYQILRYLTIVVALEFVAISINFFYAPAKVAAGGATGFAILLNELVGIDRAVTVLVVNILMIILAAIFLDRGTTMRITFGSLLLPILLKITPSHQILTDRTFAVLVGGAIFAFGVAMLYRVEASSGGTAVPPMILKKYFRIAPALSLLVIDLFVSLGNLLTDGLEAFILAVFSLIITAVVMNYIETGLDRRKMVYITSNDHIEAVKAYLKENDTSYTLMNVRGGYTDSNRDMLMVILENQDYNHLVRGVHQVDPTAFMIAYDISEAHGGTFI, translated from the coding sequence ATGAAATTATTACGGCAGTACCAGATTTTACGTTATTTAACGATTGTTGTCGCTTTGGAATTCGTCGCCATTAGCATTAACTTTTTTTACGCACCAGCTAAAGTTGCGGCTGGTGGGGCGACAGGTTTTGCTATCTTGCTGAATGAATTAGTTGGGATTGATCGTGCGGTGACCGTCTTAGTGGTTAATATTTTGATGATCATCTTGGCGGCAATTTTTTTAGATCGTGGCACAACGATGCGCATTACTTTTGGCAGTCTGTTATTGCCGATATTATTGAAAATAACGCCTAGTCATCAAATTTTAACCGATAGAACGTTTGCTGTTTTGGTTGGTGGGGCAATTTTTGCGTTTGGTGTGGCGATGCTTTATCGAGTGGAGGCGTCCAGTGGTGGCACGGCTGTACCGCCAATGATTTTGAAGAAATATTTCCGCATTGCACCAGCGTTATCGTTATTGGTTATTGACCTATTTGTGTCGTTAGGCAACCTACTAACGGATGGCCTGGAAGCCTTTATTTTGGCGGTGTTTTCGCTGATTATTACGGCCGTTGTGATGAACTATATTGAGACAGGTCTTGATCGGCGTAAAATGGTGTATATCACGAGTAACGATCATATTGAAGCGGTTAAAGCCTATTTGAAAGAAAATGATACGAGTTACACACTGATGAATGTTCGCGGTGGGTACACGGATAGCAATCGGGATATGTTGATGGTGATTTTAGAAAATCAAGATTACAATCACTTGGTCCGCGGTGTGCATCAAGTCGATCCCACTGCTTTCATGATTGCTTACGACATTAGTGAAGCGCATGGCGGCACGTTTATATAG
- a CDS encoding DUF956 family protein: protein MVQSLNTKVALTAKGISYLGIGAQYGKFLVGDRAFEFFNDNNVADYIQIPWANVTAVYANVSRHQVSRRFRIDTDRGSFSFSSPESGKVLKAIRDQIGHEKVLKQPTLISRLKALFKKKDKKKGV from the coding sequence ATGGTACAATCACTGAATACTAAAGTAGCGTTAACAGCTAAAGGGATTTCGTATTTAGGTATTGGTGCGCAATACGGTAAATTTCTAGTGGGTGATCGCGCATTTGAATTTTTTAATGATAATAACGTGGCTGACTATATTCAAATTCCTTGGGCGAACGTGACGGCGGTGTATGCGAATGTTTCGCGGCATCAAGTCAGTCGGCGTTTCCGAATTGATACAGATCGTGGCAGTTTTTCCTTTTCATCACCGGAGTCTGGGAAGGTGTTAAAGGCCATTCGTGATCAAATTGGTCATGAAAAGGTCTTAAAACAACCCACTTTAATCTCACGTTTGAAAGCACTATTTAAAAAGAAGGATAAAAAGAAAGGCGTTTAA
- a CDS encoding PTS system mannose/fructose/sorbose family transporter subunit IID, with protein sequence MAEKIELTRSDRLSVAWRSQFLQGSWNYERMQNVGWAYALIPAIKKLYTTKEDRVAALKRHLEFFNTHPYVASPIIGVTLALEEERANGAAIDDTAIQGVKIGMMGPLAGIGDPVFWFTVRPILGALGASLALSGNILGPILFFVLWNLIRMSFIWYTQEFGYKAGSAITQDLSGGLLKDITKGASILGMFILAVLVERWVSIKFVVNLPAKKLAEGAYIDFPSGAVTGGKLQQILSDQAAGLSLTKMAPNTLQANLDSLVPGLMGLALTFLAMWLLKKNVSPIAMIVGIFVFGIIMHALHIM encoded by the coding sequence ATGGCTGAAAAAATTGAATTAACACGTAGTGATCGTCTATCTGTTGCATGGCGTTCACAGTTCTTACAAGGTTCATGGAACTACGAACGTATGCAAAACGTGGGTTGGGCTTATGCCTTGATCCCAGCAATTAAGAAATTATATACAACAAAAGAAGATCGAGTAGCCGCTTTAAAGCGTCACTTGGAATTCTTTAACACACATCCTTATGTTGCTTCACCAATCATTGGTGTAACTTTGGCGCTGGAAGAAGAACGTGCCAATGGTGCAGCGATTGATGATACAGCAATTCAAGGTGTGAAGATTGGTATGATGGGACCTTTGGCTGGTATTGGTGATCCGGTCTTCTGGTTCACAGTGCGTCCAATCTTAGGTGCGCTAGGTGCCTCATTGGCCCTTTCTGGTAATATTCTTGGTCCAATCTTGTTCTTCGTTTTGTGGAACTTGATTCGTATGTCATTTATCTGGTATACCCAAGAATTCGGTTATAAGGCCGGTTCTGCGATTACACAAGACTTGTCAGGTGGCCTCTTGAAGGACATCACTAAGGGTGCCTCAATCCTGGGAATGTTTATCTTGGCCGTTCTGGTTGAGCGTTGGGTTTCAATCAAGTTTGTCGTTAACCTACCAGCTAAGAAGTTAGCTGAAGGGGCTTACATTGATTTCCCAAGTGGTGCTGTGACCGGTGGTAAGTTGCAACAAATTTTGAGTGATCAAGCTGCTGGTTTGTCATTGACAAAGATGGCACCAAACACATTGCAAGCAAACTTGGATAGTTTGGTACCTGGTTTGATGGGATTGGCATTGACATTCTTGGCTATGTGGTTGTTGAAGAAGAACGTGTCACCAATTGCAATGATTGTTGGTATCTTCGTCTTCGGAATCATCATGCATGCCTTGCACATCATGTAA
- a CDS encoding PTS mannose/fructose/sorbose transporter subunit IIC: MSIISMVLVVIIAFFAGMEGILDEFQIHQPLVSATLIGLVTGHLTAGIILGGSLQMIALGWANIGAAVAPDVALASVASAIIMIKGNNFTPTGISVAVASAIPLAVAGLFLTMIVRTISVGLTHGADAAAKDGNYRAIERYHLIGILLQGLRIAIPAALLIAVPASAVQNALAAMPEWLTGGMAIGGGMVVAVGYALVINMMATREVWPFFAIGFALAAVSQLTLIALGAIGVALALIYLNLSKMGGNGGGGSNGNGSGDPVGEILDQY; the protein is encoded by the coding sequence ATGTCTATTATCTCAATGGTTTTAGTCGTAATCATTGCCTTCTTCGCAGGTATGGAAGGTATTTTGGATGAATTTCAAATTCACCAACCATTGGTTTCGGCAACATTAATTGGTTTGGTCACTGGCCATTTGACTGCAGGTATTATCCTTGGTGGTTCATTGCAAATGATCGCCTTAGGTTGGGCTAACATCGGTGCCGCTGTTGCACCGGACGTGGCCTTGGCTTCTGTCGCTTCAGCGATTATCATGATTAAGGGTAATAACTTCACGCCAACAGGTATCTCTGTGGCCGTTGCTTCAGCTATTCCTTTGGCTGTTGCTGGTTTGTTCTTGACAATGATCGTGCGTACCATTTCTGTTGGTTTGACGCACGGTGCCGATGCGGCTGCCAAGGACGGTAACTATCGTGCAATTGAACGTTACCACTTGATTGGTATCTTGTTGCAAGGTTTGCGTATTGCGATCCCAGCTGCTTTGTTGATTGCAGTCCCTGCGTCAGCTGTTCAAAATGCTTTGGCAGCAATGCCAGAATGGTTGACTGGTGGTATGGCTATCGGTGGTGGTATGGTTGTCGCCGTTGGTTACGCATTGGTTATCAACATGATGGCAACACGCGAAGTATGGCCATTCTTCGCAATTGGTTTTGCCTTGGCCGCTGTAAGTCAACTCACATTGATCGCACTTGGTGCAATCGGTGTGGCCTTGGCTCTTATCTACCTTAACCTATCAAAGATGGGTGGTAACGGTGGCGGTGGTTCAAATGGCAACGGCTCGGGCGACCCAGTCGGTGAAATTTTGGATCAATACTAG